One Pseudodesulfovibrio cashew DNA window includes the following coding sequences:
- a CDS encoding SDR family oxidoreductase, producing the protein MPKTVLITGATAGFGKAMAERYAAEGWKIIITGRREERLAQIKEALAPAQVHTLCYDVRDRQAAFDAVAGLPGEFAEVDVLVNNAGLALGMEPAQECDLDQWETMIDTNIKGLMYMTRALLPGMVERDRGHIVNLGSVAGTYPYPGGNCYGGTKAFVNHFSKNLRSDLLGTKIRVTNVEPGLCETEFSVIRFGGDKIQADKVYEGMQPIVGEDIAEIVYWATTLPAHVNINSLEVMPVAQAFSPFAVHREK; encoded by the coding sequence ATGCCCAAAACCGTACTCATTACCGGCGCAACAGCCGGATTCGGAAAGGCCATGGCCGAGCGCTACGCCGCCGAAGGCTGGAAAATAATCATCACCGGACGACGCGAGGAACGCCTGGCCCAGATCAAGGAGGCCTTGGCTCCGGCTCAGGTGCACACCCTCTGCTACGACGTTCGCGACCGCCAGGCAGCCTTTGACGCCGTTGCCGGACTGCCCGGCGAATTCGCCGAGGTGGACGTGCTGGTCAACAACGCGGGCCTGGCCCTAGGCATGGAGCCCGCCCAGGAGTGTGACCTGGACCAGTGGGAGACCATGATCGACACCAACATCAAGGGCCTCATGTACATGACCCGCGCCCTGCTGCCCGGCATGGTCGAACGTGACCGGGGGCACATCGTCAACCTCGGCTCCGTGGCAGGGACCTACCCCTACCCCGGCGGCAACTGCTACGGCGGCACTAAGGCCTTCGTGAACCACTTCTCAAAAAACCTGCGCTCCGACCTCCTGGGCACCAAAATCCGCGTGACCAATGTGGAGCCGGGCCTGTGCGAGACCGAATTCTCCGTCATCCGCTTCGGCGGGGACAAGATCCAGGCCGACAAGGTCTACGAGGGCATGCAGCCCATCGTGGGCGAGGACATCGCCGAGATCGTATACTGGGCCACCACCCTGCCCGCCCACGTGAACATCAACTCCCTGGAAGTAATGCCCGTGGCGCAGGCCTTCTCGCCCTTCGCGGTGCACCGGGAGAAATGA